One genomic window of Hyphomicrobiales bacterium includes the following:
- a CDS encoding TRAP transporter large permease subunit has product MWFWLLFLINITVGGMTPPFGYTIFALKGAAPQIPLGELFAASWPFVGLFVLGMIILALFPDIVTIIPAMM; this is encoded by the coding sequence CTGGCTCTTGTTCCTGATAAACATCACGGTCGGCGGAATGACGCCGCCCTTCGGCTACACGATCTTTGCGCTCAAGGGCGCGGCCCCGCAGATTCCGCTCGGCGAGCTGTTCGCCGCCTCCTGGCCGTTCGTCGGGCTGTTCGTTCTGGGGATGATCATCCTGGCCCTGTTCCCGGACATCGTGACTATCATACCGGCCATGATGTGA